One window from the genome of Hydractinia symbiolongicarpus strain clone_291-10 chromosome 1, HSymV2.1, whole genome shotgun sequence encodes:
- the LOC130620063 gene encoding uncharacterized protein LOC130620063, with the protein MAYMAGVGKSTMYRIFVGWLVFLETIFSQLDLKPDDGFLLKKMPDIFVRTGHGLTDLVIDCSGLFFSDIYPGSISDSAITKETAVLEWVRPEHELMSDRGFSVQDHCSIKGVFLNRPAQKDTDQFSPADVAANFDIASTRIHVERFIGRVRDWSILNAVWPLQRMDLRSSTWQVLCHIVNLTMLPIGPKKSNV; encoded by the coding sequence ATGGCTTATATGGCAGGTGTTGGTAAAAGCACAATGTATAGGATATTTGTTGGATGGcttgtttttttagaaacaatTTTCAGTCAGTTGGACTTAAAACCAGATGATGgatttttattaaagaaaatgcCAGATATTTTTGTTCGAACAGGACATGGGCTGACCGACTTAGTTATTGATTGTAGTGGCCTTTTTTTCAGTGACATATATCCTGGTTCAATTAGTGACAGCGCTATAACTAAAGAAACTGCTGTTCTTGAATGGGTGCGACCTGAACATGAACTTATGTCAGATAGAGGTTTTTCCGTACAAGATCATTGTTCCATAAaaggtgtttttttaaatcgaccTGCCCAAAAAGATACAGATCAATTTTCACCTGCTGATGTTGCTGCAAATTTTGATATTGCATCTACTAGAATTCATGTGGAGAGATTCATTGGACGAGTAAGAGATTGGTCAATTTTAAATGCTGTTTGGCCTTTACAAAGAATGGACTTACGTTCATCAACTTGGCAAGTTCTATGTCACATTGTGAATTTGACAATGCTACCTATTGGTCCAAAGAAATCAAATGTTTAA
- the LOC130619401 gene encoding uncharacterized protein LOC130619401 — MIWMLLTRAEVLMPNSVERQNARRAAENVEDANARQQVDVQLYRVNRENELPQQAAVRRRADVLRYRVARALNRENELPQQAAVRRRADVLRYRVARALNRENELPQQAAVRRRADVLRHRVRAPRLLNLARINNVLPPTHSAGEFTIVCEHCRAIKFNNENHFKCCHNGKVALPAILQFPAEIRELLSNDSAQAKQFRKYIRVYNNAFSFASLSANIRPPPGHGPPCFRICGQLFHRYGALLTAQNEVPNFSQLYIVEAAAALNMRIENPTHAHCNREAMQIIQDVLNRDSPYAAAYRNMAEVEREETARAAAENRQPSVVSMVMREGNDRRRYNAPLHQEVDAIFVGNDGAPPAARYIVVYPRNQPLRQIPHISCNIDPMMYPILFPRGDPGWDQNMAPVREHATGVRNRLTQLEYYIYRIAIRREFSARHLAGKLFQQFLVDTYVKVEGQRLAFIRRNQNHLRAESYQGLLDYLQNAADQRNLQTGNVVVLPSTFSGSPRNMHQLYLDAMALVSKKGKPDLFLTFTCNPKWPEVVTNLLPGQSASDRPDLVARVFKLKLFALKKDLKDSVLGVLCAHVDVIEFQNRGLPHVHMLLHLHNEFKLRNADDIDSLICARIPDQNQDAELYDIIKSCIIHGPCGHLNNTSPCMKEGECTKHFPKQSNEGTVINVDDYPMYHRPDNGRTVRIRNFDVDNRWVVPYIPFQF, encoded by the exons ATGATTTGGATGTTGTTGACGCGCGCAGAAGTCTTGAT GCCCAACAGCGTAGAACGCCAAAATGCAAGACGAGCAGCAGAAAATGTAGAAGACGCAAACGCTCGCCAACAGGTAGATGTACAACTTTATCGTGTGAATAGAGAAAATGAATTACCCCAACAAGCTGCAGTAAGACGTAGAGCAGATGTTTTGCGTTATCGAGTGGCTAGGGCTCTGAATAGAGAAAATGAATTACCCCAACAAGCTGCAGTAAGACGTAGAGCAGATGTTTTGCGTTATCGAGTAGCTAGGGCTTTGAATAGAGAAAATGAATTACCCCAACAAGCTGCAGTAAGGCGTAGAGCGGATGTTTTGCGTCATCGAGTTAGGGCTCCGCGTTTACTAAATTTAGCTAGGATTAACAATGTTTTACCTCCCACACATTCTGCAGGTGAGTTTACTATTGTGTGTGAGCATTGTCGAGCTATTAAATTTAATAATGAAAATCATTTTAAGTGTTGTCACAATGGCAAAGTGGCCCTGCCTGCTATATTACAATTTCCTGCTGAAATACGTGAATTGTTAAGCAACGACTCTGCCCAAGCTAAACAGTTTCGTAAGTATATCAGAGTATACAATAATGCATTTAGTTTTGCTTCTTTGTCAGCAAACATTCGACCACCACCAGGTCATGGACCCCCCTGTTTTAGAATATGTGGTCAATTATTTCACAGGTATGGTGCTTTATTAACTGCTCAGAATGAAGTACCTAATTTTAGCCAATTGTATATTGTAGAGGCTGCAGCTGCCTTAAACATGCGTATTGAGAATCCGACACATGCTCATTGTAATCGTGAAGCAATGCAGATAATTCAAGATGTTCTTAACAGGGATTCTCCATATGCTGCAGCTTATAGAAATATGGCTGAAGTGGAACGTGAAGAAACAGCCAGAGCAGCAGCAGAAAACAGACAGCCTTCCGTTGTAAGTATGGTAATGCGCGAGGGTAATGATCGCAGAAGGTATAATGCACCCTTGCATCAGGAAGTTGATGCCATCTTTGTTGGTAATGATGGAGCACCTCCTGCTGCAAGATATATTGTTGTTTATCCACGTAATCAACCTTTGCGGCAAATTCCTCATATATCATGCAATATTGATCCTATGATGTATCCTATTTTATTTCCACGTGGTGACCCTGGTTGGGACCAAAACATGGCCCCCGTCAGGGAGCATGCAACTGGAGTAAGAAATAGGCTAACCCAGTTGGAATATTATATTTACCGCATTGCTATTAGGCGAGAATTTTCTGCCCGTCATCTAGCAGGCAAATTGTTTCAGCAATTTTTAGTAGATACATATGTTAAAGTTGAAGGCCAACGGCTTGCATTTATTAGACGAAATCAAAATCATCTTCGAGCAGAGTCCTACCAAGGACTTCTGGATTACCTCCAAAATGCTGCAGATCAACGTAACTTACAGACCGGTAATGTTGTTGTCTTGCCTTCTACCTTTTCCGGCTCACCCCGCAACATGCATCAGTTGTATCTTGATGCAATGGCATTGGTTTCAAAAAAAGGTAAGCCAGATTTGTTCTTGACTTTTACATGCAATCCAAAATGGCCAGAAGTTGTTACTAATTTGTTACCTGGTCAATCTGCTTCTGATAGACCAGATTTGGTTGCAAgggtctttaaattaaaattatttgctttgaaaaaagatttaaaagacAGTGTATTAGGTGTTCTGTGTGCACATGTAGATGTTATTGAATTTCAGAACAGAGGTTTACCGCATGTTCATATGCTTTTACATCTACACAATGAGTTTAAATTACGAAATGCTGATGATATTGACTCATTAATTTGTGCACGGATTCCAGATCAAAACCAAGATGCCGAACTGTATGATATAATAAAGTCATGTATCATCCATGGGCCATGTGGCCACCTTAATAATACATCTCCGTGCATGAAAGAGGGTGAGTGTACTAAGCATTTTCCTAAGCAGTCTAATGAGGGAACTGTTATAAATGTTGACGATTATCCCATGTACCATCGTCCTGATAATGGAAGAACGGTAAGAATACGAAACTTTGATGTTGATAATAGGTGGGTTGTGCCTTATATCCCtttccaattttaa
- the LOC130619567 gene encoding uncharacterized protein LOC130619567, translating into MSNKLGSIIAKFANLSNNNVSVFNNPRFIFEGNNFPMVLTKICKSSKTSDGHRWRCRKDLHDFVVFENGFIVITIKLNNRPFQASSFEPVCRQYPEGASQLSENRNNGIDAIFLLRIGLSLRINKLSFNSKSKLRKKERRLHEKLKPTGSKLGILYGLCKIHKSIVNGSPPFRPILSAIDTPTYNLAKFLVPLLAPLTVNEYTVFNSFSFVEEISKQDSSLFMASLDVDSLFTNIPLQETIDICTDSLFSETDPVSNFCKSDFRKLLSLATENSYFTFDGQLFKQVDGVAMGSPLGPSLANAFLSHHEKTWLDNCPSSFKPVYYRRYVDDVFVLFSSPSHLPLFNDYLNRQHINISFTSECEADKTLPFLDVSVSRNESKFVTSIYRKPTFSGVYTNYNSFLPEEYKTGLIMTLIFRIFKIVSDFSRFHLEMQDLRNILLRNGYPSSLIDQCIKSFLDRMFQDKKVFSTVPKLEVLIILPYLGNISLKLRTHLVKTFDKHLPCCKLRVIFKSGCRIGNFFRFKDRVSKALRSKVVYKYQCDGCNAIYYGKTMRHLKVRACEHMAVSALTGKSVKSINPSAVLEHVVFCKNRPSLDNFSIISSASNNFDLELKESLLIRRDKPILNRNIASMPLFLFSDN; encoded by the exons ATGAGTAACAAACTTGGTTCAATAATTGCAAAGTTCGCAAACCTTTCCAATAATAACGTATCAGTATTTAATAACCCACGTTTTATCTTCGAAGGAAACAACTTTCCAATGGT CCTAACGAAAATATGTAAATCTAGTAAAACTTCCGATGGACATCGTTGGCGATGCAGAAAAGACCTTCATGACTTCGTAGTCTTTGAGAACGGATTTATAGTTATCACAATCAAACTTAACAATAGACCCTTTCAGG CTAGTTCATTCGAACCAGTTTGTCGtcaatacccagagg GGGCAAGTCAAttatctgaaaatagaaataatggcaTTGATGCAATATTTCTATTAAGAATTGGCTTATCCCTACGGATTAACAAGCTTTCCTTCAATTCCAAATCAAAATTAAGAAAGAAGGAAAGAAGGTTACATGAAAAACTTAAACCAACTGGGTCAAAGCTAGGAATATTATATGGTTTATGTAAAATTCACAAATCTATTGTTAACGGAAGTCCACCTTTTAGGCCCATTTTATCGGCTATCGATACACCCACCTACAATTTGGCTAAGTTTCTTGTACCACTTTTGGCACCCTTAACAGTTAATGAGTATACTGTTTTCAACTCTTTTTCCTTTGTTGAAGAAATTAGTAAACAGGACAGTAGTTTGTTTATGGCTAGCCTAGATGTTgattctttatttacaaatattcCTTTGCAAGAAACTATAGATATTTGTACTGATTCTTTATTTTCAGAGACTGACCCAGTCAGTAATTTTTGCAAAAGTGATTTTCGTAAACTCCTCTCTCTGGCCACagaaaattcttatttcacGTTTGACGGTCAACTATTCAAGCAAGTCGATGGGGTAGCTATGGGTTCACCTCTTGGCCCCAGCCTTGCTAATGCTTTTCTTTCGCACCACGAAAAGACTTGGTTGGATAATTGTCCATCATCCTTTAAGCCAGTGTATTATAGAAGATATGTTGATGATGTTTTTGTGTTGTTCTCATCTCCTAGCCATTTGCCTCTATTTAATGACTATCTTAATAGGCAACACATCAACATATCTTTCACGTCTGAGTGCGAGGCCGATAAAACTCTTCCGTTTCTTGACGTATCTGTTTCTCGCAATGAATCAAAGTTTGTTACATCTATCTATAGGAAACCTACATTTAGTGGTGTTTACACGAATTACAACAGCTTTTTGCCGGAAGAATATAAAACGGGTTTGATAATGACATTGATTTTTCGGATATTTAAGattgtttctgatttttctaGGTTTCACTTAGAAATGCAAGATCTTAGAAACATTCTGTTAAGAAATGGCTACCCGTCAAGTTTGATTGATCAATGCATTAAGTCTTTTCTCGACAGAATGTTTCAAGATAAGAAAGTTTTCAGTACCGTACCTAAGTTAGAAGTTCTTATTATTTTGCCATATTTGGGTAATATATCGTTGAAACTGCGAACTCACTtagttaaaacatttgataagCATCTTCCGTGCTGTAAGCTTAGGGTTATTTTCAAATCGGGTTGTAGAATTGGAAATTTTTTCCGGTTTAAGGACCGTGTTTCAAAGGCTCTGCGTTCAAAAGTCGTATATAAATATCAGTGTGATGGCTGCAATGCCATCTATTATGGGAAAACTATGCGACATTTGAAAGTTAGAGCCTGCGAACACATGGCCGTTTCTGCCTTGACTGGAAAATCCGTCAAATCTATTAACCCTAGTGCGGTTTTGGAGCATgttgttttctgtaaaaatagaccatctttagataatttttctATTATCTCCTCCGcatctaataattttgatttggaaTTGAAGGAAAGCTTGTTAATCCGTAGGGATAAGCCAATTCTTAATAGAAATATTGCATCAAtgccattatttctattttcagataaTTGA